Genomic window (Zingiber officinale cultivar Zhangliang chromosome 2B, Zo_v1.1, whole genome shotgun sequence):
ttgagaaaagaaccctgcaatacatgcaacaagctaacaaggggcgCAAGAAAATTGTGTTTGAACCAGGAGAATGGGTTTGGTTGCACCTCCAAAAGGAGCGATTTCCGGACAAATgtcgttctaaacttctacctcgaggggatgactcatttcaagtattagagcgcatcaatgataatggctacaaacttgaactaccaggtgaATATGAcgtacattctacttttaatgttgctgacttaTCCCCGTTTGATACAGGTGATGATTTGATTacaaatccttttcaagaaggagagaatgatgtatgcccaagggatgaagataggagagatcagttatcactttcgGAGGGTCCAATTACAAGACTGCGGGCAAaacgtttcaaggaagcactaaatgcgctaatcaaagaacattgggcgaactatgagcaaggagagaccAAGATAATTCCAACTgttagtcgtggcctaatccatgTAATCGGGCATAACTATCCATGACTCGACCACgtttaacggaagaacgctaacaAGCATGGGATCTCGTTCATGCATCAAGACTTAATTATTTTAGATTatttaatgaagcatgcgacttgagactctaattgtgcatgcatttattttgttttgggttcctagatagcttgcatgaggcagATGCCACATtgagactctaattgtgcatgcatttatcttgtacttttccttgttcactcccattatataagggagggacatttTAGTATAAAGCAACtcagtttttggtgagattgtttgctctcttagttcttgaaaggactTTATGAACTTATTGAGTTTACTCTCTTGGCGTTCAATCCATCGAAACCTATCACCCCGGGTGTgacgtttctttccttcgtaggcttggttcgtgtcagttcttggttacgggtcaagactCATACTCTTGTCATCTAGTTCTTGAGTCTCTATCCACCTTTGTCttgggttccatcacatttgttgggTACCTTGGTTCTTTACTAGATACTTGTTCTGGTGTTATTGTAGAAAGAAAATCCTTCTATTTCAGCTTTGGTTCCGAGCCTCTTGATGTTTGATGTGTAAAATGTATTCGCAGTATAACCAAAGTTAGCTCAGAGATATTCACTTGTCCTGCTTATTCAATCTTATTCTTTTAACCTTGGATTAATTAAAGGGTGACTACATGAGGATCAATTTTTCCTTGCAGTATCAAGCTAACTCTATGATTTGGTCAATGAACCCATCATTTGGTCAAGCcatattgatttttcttttcttttcaatagTGACATTGCCATGTATTTTAGTGTATTAGAAGCTTTATTTCCTTGCAGTATCAAGCTAACACTATGAAGTCATTTTATGCAGATGAGTATCGGAAGGAAGTGGAAAGAAATCATCGACTTTAATGATAAGATTGCCTACAGCTTCCACGTACATACCCTCTCAACTTGTATCTCTAATATGTTGTCTATTATCTCATGCCATGAGCTTCCATGCATTTTGCAATAGACCTGGATCCATTTTTTGAACAATTTTGTCGAATCTACTAGTTCCTCTGATCAGATAACAAAATGAAATGGCGGCATCATCCAATTTTAACATTCATTAATTTGCTTTTTGGTTTAGGATGACTCCAAAAGGGACAAGTCAAGCAGAGGCGGTCGTTACAATGTCTAAACAATGTCAGGTAGCGATGAAGTCTATCACTAGTTGATTATTTGAACGTTTTGTACTCAAACACTTCGAAAGCTCCCCAGTTTTTGTCTTTCAAAATTTGCTCAATGACTATTCCTGTTAATTTGATACTTTACTATGAGTTTGTCAATGTTGCCTGCGTTTGATATCAATCTTAGGCTATAAATGAAAGTATGAAAAACGAATGAAACTTCTCTCATAAATCCAGGTATTGTTATGTCTATACCTTCAATCAAAAGCAACTTCTCCTTTATCATCCTCCACGTGAAATAGAAAAGAACTCTACGGTTGAACTGAACTCTATACTGTTACTAGTATTTGAAAAACGTACATCTCGCTAGATATTCAAACATCATTCCCTTGCTTTCGGATTAAGTCAGAGAGTGGTTGGGCGTAGCTATATCTAATATCTTATAAAAGAGACATTGAGCCCATTCACCGATGTTCCGGATATGTATGAATCTTctgattattattatatttttcttaGGACGAAAAGTTGTTTAACAGATTCAAATGTATATTTCAAAAACGATTAATTGTTAAATTTATCATAcacaaattttaagtttttaacaaatttattatAACCAATTCTATAAGAAAATTAAGTAATTCTCAGTTGTGATGAATTGGCCTGTATTTTTGGCCATGTCGCAATCACGTGAAACCTGCATGGAACTAGAGAACTGGACCATTCGTGAACCCATGCGGCTCATAACAACTCTCTTATTAGTAATTAACCCTCTGTCTCGGCCTTACCTCTATTTAAACCCCTCCACGCCGAAATCGCCTATCGGTGAGTTAAGTTTAGTTAACGCAAGCCATGGGTCGTTTCTCCCTTGCCTTTCTCCTTCTCCTGCTTTCGTCCGTCGCCGGAGGTGTAGCCTCCTCGACGGCGGAGTTCGTGCGCAACGCCTGCAGCCGCACACGCTACCCCGACCTCTGCGAGCAGTGTCTGGCGGTGTACGCGCCGGCAGTGCACCGCAGCAAGCTCGCCCTCGCCCGCGCCGCCCTCTCTGTCAGCGCCGACCGCGCCGGGACTGCCTCCGCCTTCGTCGGGCGCATGTCGGCCTCTGCCGCCGCCAGGGGGTCCCGGAATAGCCTCGAGGCCGGCGCGGTGCGCGACTGCATCGAGACCCTACGCGACGGCGTCGACCGGCTCCGTCGGTCGGTGAAGGAGATGGCCGCCATGGCCGGCTTTGCCGACTCCCGGCGTAGCAGGTTCGCCTGGCATCTTAGCAATGTGCAGACGTGGGTCAGCGCCGCACTTACCGATGAGACCACCTGCCTCGAAGGGCTCGCCCAGTTCGCCGACCCCTCCGTTCGCACTGCCGTCCGGAAGAAGGTGGTGGAAGTTGCGCAGGTCACCAGCAACGCCCTCGCCCTCGTGAACCAGCTCGGTCCAAAGAACTGAACCGACCTGCACTCCGTATCATATACTACTCTGTTTTGAACTGTATATTGTGCTGCTTCTATTATCCATGGTCTCTACGTATGTACATGAGTTCAtcctggaggagaagaaggtggtatAAGGATATGTGTTGACGTGTTAGATTTTCTTAAAGGAAGCATGTAAAAGTTTGGTTTTTGATTAGATGATGATAATTTTGTGTATCTGATTTCTCATACTTAGCCTATATATCTTCTATATTTTGAAGAGGGCAAACTCTACCTATTGAATTTTACTTCCAAACATaggggaaaaaaaattaattcagtaTACAATCATTGACCGTCTTGGTCGAATATTAGAGAAGCAACAAAGATGGAAGATTAAGGTTAACTAAACTTAAACAGTCGTGCCTGTTAAGCGAAGCAACGCCATGGAGTTGGACCGAATTTGATCATGATAAAGATGAAAAGGAAAGTCGGTAATTGCTGGTCAGTTCTGGCTTCCTGTCTACTCCAATTCAACTTCTGCTTCAACCAAACCATGTGTGGCTAGACTCTACCGTCCGACTCAATCGATAAAACTTGAGAGTGAAATGATTGGTTAAGGAAGAGTTTCATGTAACAATTGATCAAATTGAGAATCGAAGAACGGTTACAGCTAAGAACCGAGATACTCTCGTCCGGTTCAGCACCTCGATCCGTGTCTGAAAACAATGTCTTCAGCTTTGATCACCTTCAACAGTGAGGTTTGGTTGAAGTCCACTACTATTTAGGGCTGGCCGAGGGATCCACCAGTTGACAAATCCGCCGGACTTCACGGCGAAAAAATGGTCACAGATAATATTTAATGTGGAATGCCACTCATATTTATCGCATGGGAACTGCAcctatttatttgtttgtttgtttatttttcccAATGTTCACCATTCCTCACAGGCCAAATTATAGCCCTTTTTTGAGTTGTGCCTACCTCAGTTTGGCGTTTCCTCATTCATCCACACCATTTGCTTAGTTTTAGTTTTGGAGCATCACAAGTcgggctatatatatatatatatatatatatatatataaataaacaaGGGCACCAAATCAACAGTTGAAGCAAATAAACAAGGAGCTTCATAATCTCAGAGAATAATCATCAAAATCCATGTTTAGTAAAAAGAGAAAATGACGGATGTTGATAAGTTAAACTACTGAACTGGAAATGAAAATAAATAGAtagaaaactaaatgggaaaataAAAGATAGAGAGCTACTAATTCAAGTTAATGCTTAAACATAATGCTCATTCCTCATCATCCATATCACCGTCGCCTCCGACTGCAAAGCGTGAGCGACACGCAGACGTGGTATTGCtagttcgatttttttttttaaatatttttttttattattttttcccttCCGCCTTCTATTCAAATCGGCAGCAAGAGAAATTTCCCAAATTCTAAATTtccctcgccgctctctctctcactcttgcTCCTTCGTTCTCTGTCGTCTGTTGGACCTTGCGCTCCTGA
Coding sequences:
- the LOC122049097 gene encoding pectinesterase inhibitor 9-like; this translates as MGRFSLAFLLLLLSSVAGGVASSTAEFVRNACSRTRYPDLCEQCLAVYAPAVHRSKLALARAALSVSADRAGTASAFVGRMSASAAARGSRNSLEAGAVRDCIETLRDGVDRLRRSVKEMAAMAGFADSRRSRFAWHLSNVQTWVSAALTDETTCLEGLAQFADPSVRTAVRKKVVEVAQVTSNALALVNQLGPKN